One window from the genome of Paracoccus zhejiangensis encodes:
- a CDS encoding TAXI family TRAP transporter solute-binding subunit yields MTIRTKIAGLAAGFALAALPVAGSAQQFINILTGGTSGVYYPVGGALSQIYSQGIEGAKVQVQSTKASVENLNLLQQNKGEIGFALGDSVKLAAEGDADAGFPAPLDKLRGISAIYPNYIQIVASADSGIKTLEDLKGKALSVGAPKSGTELNARAILEAAGMSYEDLGKVEYLPFAESVELMKNRQLDATLQSAGLGVASLKDLSTSIPISVVSVPAEVAEKLGAPYIAQNIPANTYEGQAEDVPTVAVINYLVTNSDVSDDLAYQMTKLMYENLDTLKAAHAATAEVDVQNALQGMPVPVHPGAQKYYDEVGVKAE; encoded by the coding sequence ATGACCATTCGCACCAAGATCGCCGGCCTGGCGGCCGGGTTTGCCTTGGCGGCGCTGCCGGTTGCCGGCTCGGCGCAGCAATTCATCAATATCCTGACCGGCGGCACCTCGGGAGTCTATTACCCGGTGGGCGGCGCGCTGTCGCAAATCTATTCACAGGGCATCGAGGGCGCCAAGGTGCAGGTCCAGTCGACCAAGGCCAGCGTCGAGAACCTGAACCTTCTGCAGCAGAACAAAGGCGAGATCGGCTTCGCGCTTGGCGATTCCGTCAAGCTTGCGGCCGAGGGCGATGCCGATGCCGGCTTCCCTGCCCCGCTGGACAAGCTGCGCGGCATTTCGGCGATCTATCCGAACTACATCCAGATCGTTGCCAGCGCCGACAGCGGCATCAAGACGCTGGAGGATCTGAAGGGCAAGGCGCTGTCCGTGGGTGCGCCGAAATCGGGCACCGAACTGAATGCCCGCGCCATCCTCGAAGCCGCCGGAATGAGCTACGAGGATCTGGGCAAGGTCGAATACCTGCCCTTCGCGGAATCGGTCGAGCTGATGAAGAACCGCCAGCTGGACGCCACGTTGCAATCCGCCGGTCTGGGCGTCGCTTCGCTGAAGGACCTGTCGACCTCGATCCCGATCTCGGTGGTCTCGGTCCCGGCCGAGGTGGCCGAGAAGCTGGGCGCGCCCTATATCGCCCAGAACATCCCCGCCAATACCTACGAGGGTCAGGCCGAGGATGTGCCGACGGTCGCGGTCATCAACTACCTGGTCACCAACAGCGATGTCAGCGACGATCTGGCCTACCAGATGACCAAGCTGATGTATGAAAACCTCGACACGCTGAAGGCTGCCCATGCCGCCACCGCCGAGGTCGACGTGCAGAACGCGCTGCAGGGGATGCCGGTGCCGGTGCATCCGGGGGCGCAGAAATACTATGACGAGGTCGGCGTGAAGGCCGAGTAA
- the grxD gene encoding Grx4 family monothiol glutaredoxin: MSDVKADIQKAIDSSDVVLFMKGTKEMPQCGFSSRVAGVLNYMGVEFQDVNVLADEGIRQGIKEFSDWPTIPQLYVKGEFVGGCDIITEMTLSGELDQLFDQKGVVYSKEAAAKIREANA, from the coding sequence ATGAGCGACGTGAAAGCGGATATTCAGAAAGCCATCGACAGCAGCGATGTGGTGCTGTTCATGAAAGGCACCAAGGAAATGCCGCAATGCGGGTTTTCCAGCCGCGTGGCCGGGGTGCTGAACTACATGGGCGTCGAGTTCCAGGACGTGAACGTGCTGGCCGATGAGGGCATCCGCCAGGGCATCAAGGAATTCTCGGACTGGCCGACCATCCCGCAGCTCTATGTCAAGGGCGAGTTCGTGGGCGGCTGCGACATCATCACCGAGATGACGCTGTCAGGCGAGCTGGACCAGCTGTTCGACCAGAAAGGCGTGGTTTATTCCAAGGAAGCCGCGGCCAAGATCCGCGAAGCCAACGCCTGA
- a CDS encoding BolA/IbaG family iron-sulfur metabolism protein codes for MAMEAHQIEALIRAAFPDAQIEITDLAGDGNHYSAEVIDESFRGLNRVQQQRAVYAALQGKMDGPAGELHALALTTKAPD; via the coding sequence ATGGCGATGGAAGCCCACCAGATCGAAGCCCTGATCCGCGCGGCGTTTCCCGACGCGCAGATCGAGATCACCGATCTCGCCGGCGATGGAAACCATTACTCGGCCGAGGTGATCGACGAAAGCTTCCGGGGTCTGAACCGCGTTCAGCAGCAGCGCGCTGTCTATGCGGCGCTGCAAGGCAAGATGGATGGTCCGGCCGGCGAACTGCACGCCCTCGCGCTGACCACCAAGGCACCGGATTGA
- a CDS encoding thioredoxin family protein produces the protein MAVTPPVCDFGAPIRDFTLPGTDGRSHSLAEVSGPNGTLVMFICNHCPYVQAVMDRITRDARDLQAAGIGVVAISANDVGDYPQDGPEQMALEAEKHGFSFPYLYDESQAVARDYSAECTPDFFGYNAAGELQYRGRLDASGRNPGPPDAKRELYEAMMQIAETGQGPRDQVPSMGCSIKWKAA, from the coding sequence ATGGCTGTCACACCCCCCGTCTGCGATTTCGGCGCGCCGATCCGGGACTTCACGCTTCCCGGCACCGATGGGCGCAGCCACAGCCTGGCCGAGGTCAGCGGACCGAACGGCACGCTGGTCATGTTCATCTGCAACCATTGCCCCTATGTGCAGGCGGTGATGGACCGCATCACCCGCGACGCGCGCGATCTGCAGGCGGCGGGCATCGGCGTCGTCGCCATCTCGGCCAATGATGTGGGTGACTATCCACAGGACGGACCGGAGCAGATGGCGCTTGAGGCGGAAAAGCACGGGTTCAGCTTTCCCTATCTCTACGACGAAAGCCAGGCGGTCGCGCGGGATTACAGTGCCGAATGCACGCCGGATTTCTTTGGCTACAATGCCGCCGGCGAATTGCAGTATCGCGGCCGGCTGGATGCCTCGGGCCGCAATCCGGGCCCGCCGGATGCCAAGCGCGAGCTTTACGAGGCGATGATGCAGATCGCCGAAACCGGGCAGGGTCCGCGCGACCAGGTGCCGTCGATGGGCTGCTCGATCAAGTGGAAGGCCGCATGA
- the gph gene encoding phosphoglycolate phosphatase (PGP is an essential enzyme in the glycolate salvage pathway in higher organisms (photorespiration in plants). Phosphoglycolate results from the oxidase activity of RubisCO in the Calvin cycle when concentrations of carbon dioxide are low relative to oxygen. This enzyme is a member of the Haloacid Dehalogenase (HAD) superfamily of aspartate-nucleophile hydrolase enzymes (PF00702).) has protein sequence MTVCYAPCPVVFDLDGTLIDSAPDIHAAVNAVLREVDVPPLTLDQVRGFIGGGVEVLWHRIIVATHLPETEQRPLMAAFMARYSRSTALTRLYPGVLEALGVLADRGHPLGLCTNKPMQPTRAVLAHFGIEDLFGTIIAGDSLPERKPHPAPLRAALAALGAEPDAPKGIFVGDSEIDAETAEAVPVPLMLFTQGYRKTPVEQLPHFAAFDHFDALPALVEQAVTQ, from the coding sequence ATGACCGTCTGTTACGCCCCCTGCCCCGTGGTCTTCGATCTCGACGGCACGCTGATCGACAGCGCGCCCGATATCCATGCCGCCGTGAATGCCGTGCTGCGCGAGGTTGACGTGCCGCCGCTGACACTGGACCAGGTCCGCGGCTTCATCGGTGGCGGGGTCGAGGTGCTGTGGCACCGGATCATCGTCGCCACGCATTTGCCCGAGACCGAACAGCGCCCGCTGATGGCCGCCTTCATGGCCCGCTACAGCCGCAGCACAGCGCTGACGCGGCTCTATCCGGGGGTGCTCGAGGCGCTTGGCGTGCTGGCTGATCGCGGCCATCCGCTGGGGCTTTGCACCAACAAGCCGATGCAGCCGACCCGCGCCGTGCTGGCGCATTTCGGCATCGAAGACCTGTTCGGCACGATCATCGCCGGCGACTCGCTGCCCGAGCGCAAGCCGCATCCCGCGCCCCTGCGGGCGGCACTGGCGGCGCTTGGCGCCGAACCCGACGCCCCGAAGGGGATTTTCGTCGGCGACAGCGAGATCGATGCCGAGACCGCCGAAGCCGTGCCGGTGCCGCTGATGCTGTTCACCCAAGGCTATCGCAAGACCCCGGTGGAGCAACTGCCGCATTTCGCGGCCTTCGATCATTTCGACGCGCTGCCGGCGCTGGTCGAGCAGGCGGTCACGCAATAG
- a CDS encoding TIGR01244 family sulfur transferase, with protein MDLRQLIPDLAVSGQITPQDVAALAEAGFKVLINNRPDEEIGPEEDSSVMAEAARAAGMSYHYIPFVPSQITPEMITGFAEAMAERGPHFAYCRSGNRSTVLWALTQASKRPHDEILQIAANAGYDLSGIRPMLASLASRRG; from the coding sequence ATGGACCTGCGTCAGCTCATTCCCGATCTCGCCGTTTCGGGCCAGATCACCCCGCAGGATGTCGCGGCTTTGGCCGAGGCCGGGTTCAAGGTGCTGATCAACAACCGCCCCGACGAGGAGATCGGTCCCGAGGAGGACAGCTCGGTGATGGCCGAGGCCGCCCGCGCCGCCGGGATGAGCTATCATTACATTCCCTTCGTGCCGAGCCAGATCACCCCCGAGATGATCACCGGCTTTGCCGAGGCGATGGCCGAACGCGGGCCGCATTTCGCCTATTGTCGCAGCGGCAATCGCAGCACGGTGCTGTGGGCGCTGACCCAGGCCAGCAAGCGCCCGCATGACGAGATCCTGCAGATCGCCGCCAATGCGGGCTATGACCTGTCGGGTATCCGGCCGATGCTGGCGAGCCTCGCCAGCCGTCGCGGCTGA
- a CDS encoding ArsC/Spx/MgsR family protein — protein MSKSLTMYGLGHCSTCQKAQSELEAAGWAVDFRDVQKDPLDKALRERLAAEWGEKIINRASLTWRGMSEAERGADAVTMMGEKPSVMKRPAIETGDLRLLGWTANVKRALGVQA, from the coding sequence ATGTCGAAATCACTGACGATGTACGGGCTTGGCCATTGTTCCACTTGTCAAAAGGCGCAGTCTGAACTTGAGGCTGCCGGTTGGGCCGTCGATTTCCGCGACGTGCAGAAAGACCCGCTGGACAAGGCGCTGCGCGAACGTCTGGCGGCAGAATGGGGCGAGAAGATCATCAACCGCGCCAGCCTGACCTGGCGTGGCATGTCCGAGGCCGAGCGCGGCGCCGACGCGGTCACGATGATGGGCGAGAAACCCAGCGTGATGAAGCGCCCGGCGATCGAGACCGGCGATCTGCGGCTGCTCGGTTGGACCGCGAATGTGAAGCGCGCGCTGGGGGTTCAGGCCTGA
- a CDS encoding DUF3422 family protein, producing MTPADDHPLRYGLVNELHARPSPRLGAPSTVVFVAFKEPDQAATRDRARDDAHLDELVTRHGGQRPDRTANHYAGQIGRHKLRWERHTEFVTYTAYTPGLPPRPFDPSAGAVFPEEWQAAAPGKRVAAVMIQILPLPEDPAEVLDTLEGWFVTDSLAAGWVLEEAALVASDFRIDASGWMRFAVFIREGATEGRIGRIVQRILELETYRAMSMMGLPRARSLSGRLNALDPQLSAIVAGMADEHRPADDVLQELLSISARLETEATQSHFRFGATKAYEAIVMDRVAVLRESRFMGRQTLTEFMARRYQPAMRTVASTEARLKTMLERADRAGELLRTRVDVQRSAQNQQVLESMDRRAALQLRLQHTVEGLSVVAISYYAVGLISYALAPVAEGLGIEKGVLLALLTPLAVLAVWWGLQRVRKRLEGDEGGEH from the coding sequence ATGACACCTGCCGACGACCACCCGCTTCGCTATGGCCTCGTGAACGAGCTGCACGCCCGGCCATCGCCGCGGCTCGGTGCGCCCTCGACCGTGGTTTTCGTGGCCTTCAAGGAACCCGATCAGGCGGCCACGCGGGACCGCGCCCGCGACGACGCGCATCTGGACGAGTTGGTCACGCGGCATGGCGGGCAGCGCCCGGACCGGACGGCCAATCACTATGCCGGGCAGATCGGCCGCCACAAGCTGCGGTGGGAACGCCATACCGAGTTCGTCACCTACACCGCCTATACGCCCGGCTTGCCGCCACGGCCGTTTGACCCTTCTGCCGGCGCGGTCTTTCCCGAGGAATGGCAGGCGGCGGCACCGGGAAAGCGGGTGGCGGCGGTGATGATCCAGATCCTGCCCTTGCCCGAGGACCCGGCCGAGGTGCTGGACACGCTGGAGGGCTGGTTCGTCACCGACAGCCTGGCGGCGGGCTGGGTGCTGGAGGAAGCCGCGCTGGTCGCCAGCGATTTCCGCATCGATGCGTCCGGCTGGATGCGCTTTGCCGTCTTCATCCGCGAGGGCGCGACCGAGGGCCGGATCGGGCGGATCGTCCAGCGCATCCTGGAGCTCGAGACCTATCGCGCCATGTCGATGATGGGCCTGCCGCGTGCACGGTCGTTGTCGGGGCGGCTGAACGCGCTGGACCCGCAGCTGTCGGCCATCGTCGCCGGCATGGCGGACGAGCACCGACCCGCCGATGATGTGTTGCAGGAATTGCTGTCGATCTCGGCCCGGCTGGAAACCGAGGCGACGCAGTCGCATTTCCGCTTCGGCGCGACCAAGGCCTATGAGGCGATCGTGATGGACCGCGTGGCGGTGCTGCGCGAAAGCCGCTTCATGGGTCGCCAGACCCTGACCGAGTTCATGGCCCGGCGCTATCAGCCGGCCATGCGCACCGTCGCCTCGACCGAGGCGCGGCTGAAGACCATGCTGGAACGTGCCGACCGGGCGGGCGAGCTGCTGCGGACCCGCGTCGATGTGCAGCGCTCGGCGCAGAACCAGCAGGTTCTGGAAAGCATGGACCGCCGCGCCGCGCTGCAACTGAGGCTGCAACACACGGTCGAGGGCCTGTCGGTGGTGGCAATCAGTTATTACGCGGTCGGGCTGATCTCCTACGCGCTGGCGCCGGTGGCCGAGGGCCTGGGGATCGAGAAGGGGGTGCTGCTGGCGCTGCTGACCCCGCTTGCGGTGCTGGCTGTCTGGTGGGGGCTGCAGCGGGTGCGAAAACGCCTTGAGGGGGACGAGGGCGGCGAGCACTGA
- a CDS encoding L,D-transpeptidase family protein, translated as MRTTALLKIAALGMIALLAACGGPSKFKTYSGPPVTQIVVDKSERKMWLLSGSTAIKQYDIGLGNEPVGDKFIEGDGKTPEGNYFIDRRNPNSQYHLSIGVSYPDPRDVVEAAAFGRPPGGDIFIHGRGPEGNAKVGSNWDWTAGCITISDDEIEDVYAMVRDGTPIQINP; from the coding sequence ATGCGGACCACAGCCCTTCTCAAGATTGCCGCCCTCGGCATGATCGCCCTGCTGGCGGCCTGCGGTGGCCCCTCGAAATTCAAGACCTACAGCGGTCCGCCGGTCACCCAGATCGTCGTCGATAAAAGCGAGCGCAAGATGTGGCTCCTCAGCGGGTCGACCGCGATCAAGCAATACGACATCGGGCTGGGTAACGAACCGGTCGGCGACAAGTTCATCGAGGGTGACGGCAAGACCCCCGAGGGCAATTACTTCATCGACCGCCGCAACCCGAACAGCCAGTATCACCTGTCGATCGGCGTCTCCTATCCCGATCCGCGGGATGTGGTCGAGGCCGCCGCCTTCGGTCGCCCCCCCGGCGGGGACATCTTCATCCATGGCCGCGGCCCCGAGGGCAATGCCAAGGTCGGCTCGAACTGGGACTGGACCGCCGGTTGCATCACCATCAGCGATGACGAGATCGAGGATGTCTATGCCATGGTCCGCGACGGCACGCCGATCCAGATCAATCCCTGA
- a CDS encoding NCS1 family nucleobase:cation symporter-1, which yields MAMTSTDNLQITGGDPSLYNEDLAPIPPGKRSWGAFEIFNVWNNDIQSLFGYTLAASLFLSYGLNGWLTFAAIVLSGLIVMWLVNLSGRPSVRYGVPYAVMARASMGVRGARFPALVRGTVAIFWFGVQTYFASTAVALALRGIFGIEPGVTSFSLLGLGGIDWIAYVIVTVFQVGMFLKGIDWVGRFLNWAGPFVYVVMIALALAIWYRAGNALWPAMGTIFQGGEESGYSTLTGFIAVVGTMVAYFAAVVINFGDFSRFVKTEEQMRRGNFWGLPVSMAFFSLIALFITAGTVVLYGERLTDPTQIIARVDSLTLTLIAAVTFFAATVGINLVANFIPAAYDICNLSPSKISARTGGLITAAIAFIIGALWVSVISQIGIAKFVDTLGAILAPLYGILIADYYIVQKRQLDLSQLFSDQPSGRYFYQDGWNRNAIIAVGVAAVFSIATVWLPALAGLTGFGWLIGAALGGVIHIALAQR from the coding sequence ATGGCCATGACATCCACCGACAATCTGCAGATCACCGGCGGCGATCCGTCGCTCTATAACGAGGATCTGGCGCCGATCCCGCCGGGGAAGCGAAGCTGGGGCGCCTTCGAGATCTTCAACGTCTGGAACAACGATATCCAGAGCCTCTTCGGCTATACGCTGGCGGCCTCGCTGTTCCTCAGCTACGGGCTGAACGGCTGGCTGACCTTCGCGGCCATCGTGCTGTCGGGGCTGATCGTCATGTGGCTGGTGAACCTCTCGGGCCGGCCCTCGGTACGCTACGGCGTGCCCTATGCGGTGATGGCGCGGGCCTCGATGGGGGTCCGGGGCGCGCGTTTCCCGGCGCTGGTCAGGGGCACGGTGGCGATCTTCTGGTTCGGGGTGCAGACCTATTTTGCCTCGACGGCGGTGGCGCTGGCGCTGCGCGGCATCTTCGGGATCGAGCCGGGCGTGACCAGTTTCAGCCTGCTGGGCCTCGGCGGCATCGACTGGATCGCCTATGTCATTGTGACCGTCTTTCAGGTCGGCATGTTCCTGAAGGGCATCGACTGGGTGGGCCGCTTCCTGAACTGGGCCGGGCCCTTCGTCTACGTGGTGATGATCGCATTGGCGCTGGCGATCTGGTATCGGGCGGGCAATGCGCTCTGGCCGGCCATGGGAACGATCTTCCAGGGCGGCGAGGAAAGCGGCTATTCGACGCTCACCGGCTTCATCGCCGTGGTCGGCACCATGGTCGCCTATTTCGCCGCCGTGGTGATCAATTTCGGGGACTTTTCGCGCTTCGTGAAAACCGAAGAGCAGATGCGGCGCGGGAATTTCTGGGGACTGCCGGTGTCGATGGCGTTCTTTTCCCTCATCGCGCTGTTCATCACCGCCGGCACCGTGGTCCTGTATGGCGAGCGGCTGACCGATCCGACGCAGATCATCGCGCGGGTGGACAGCCTGACCCTGACGCTGATCGCGGCCGTCACCTTCTTCGCGGCGACAGTGGGGATCAACCTCGTCGCCAACTTCATCCCCGCCGCCTATGACATCTGCAACCTCTCGCCCTCGAAGATCAGCGCCAGGACCGGCGGCCTCATCACCGCCGCCATTGCCTTCATCATCGGGGCGCTGTGGGTCTCGGTGATCTCGCAGATCGGCATTGCCAAGTTCGTCGACACGCTCGGCGCGATCCTTGCGCCGCTCTACGGCATCCTGATCGCGGATTATTACATCGTGCAGAAGCGCCAGCTGGACCTGTCGCAGCTTTTCTCGGACCAGCCAAGTGGGCGCTATTTCTATCAGGATGGCTGGAACCGCAACGCCATCATCGCGGTGGGCGTGGCGGCGGTCTTCTCGATCGCGACGGTCTGGCTGCCCGCGCTGGCCGGGCTGACCGGCTTTGGCTGGCTGATCGGCGCCGCGCTTGGCGGGGTGATTCACATCGCGCTGGCGCAGCGCTGA
- a CDS encoding NAD(P)(+) transhydrogenase (Re/Si-specific) subunit beta, translating to MEYGFTTAAYVVAAILFILSLGGLSGQESAKRAIWYGIVGMALAVVATLFGPGSGNWLLSLIMIAAGGAIGWVVAKRVQMTEMPQLVAAMHSLVGLAAVFVGFNAQLEMGRVMRALRDGSTEQFRGFAEVLTHKTPAELNMLQIEVFLGVFIGAVTFTGSIVAFGKLAGRISGTPKKLPGGHFLNAAAAAASLVLGLLYCADIGPGVFWLVLIMLLAFFIGYHLIMGIGGADMPVVVSMLNSYSGWAAAAIGFTLSNDLLIVTGALVGSSGAILSYIMCKAMNRNFVSVILGGFGGETGPAAEISGEQVAIDADGVASALNEADSVIIVPGYGMAVAQAQGPVSELTRKLRAAGKEVRFAIHPVAGRLPGHMNVLLAEAKVPYDIVLEMDEINEDFPSTDVVIIIGSNDIVNPAAQDDPNSPIAGMPVLEVWKAKQVFVSKRGQGTGYSGIENPLFFKDNTRMFYGDAKDSVNKLLPLID from the coding sequence ATGGAATACGGATTCACCACTGCCGCCTACGTGGTTGCCGCCATCCTGTTCATCCTCTCGCTCGGCGGGCTGTCGGGACAGGAAAGCGCCAAGCGGGCGATCTGGTACGGCATCGTCGGCATGGCGCTGGCGGTTGTCGCCACGCTGTTTGGCCCGGGTTCGGGCAACTGGCTTCTGTCGCTGATCATGATCGCCGCCGGTGGCGCCATCGGCTGGGTCGTGGCCAAGCGGGTACAGATGACCGAGATGCCGCAGCTGGTCGCGGCGATGCACAGCCTTGTCGGCCTTGCCGCGGTCTTCGTGGGCTTCAACGCCCAGCTGGAGATGGGCCGGGTGATGCGCGCGCTGCGCGACGGCAGCACCGAGCAGTTCCGCGGCTTTGCCGAGGTGCTGACCCACAAGACCCCGGCGGAACTGAACATGCTGCAGATCGAGGTCTTCCTCGGCGTGTTCATCGGCGCGGTGACCTTCACCGGCTCGATCGTGGCCTTCGGCAAGCTGGCCGGACGGATCAGCGGCACGCCGAAGAAGCTGCCGGGCGGGCATTTCCTGAACGCCGCCGCGGCGGCTGCTTCGCTGGTCCTCGGCCTGCTCTACTGCGCCGATATCGGCCCGGGGGTGTTCTGGCTGGTCCTGATCATGCTTCTGGCCTTCTTCATCGGTTATCACCTGATCATGGGCATCGGCGGCGCCGACATGCCGGTGGTGGTGTCGATGCTGAACAGCTATTCGGGCTGGGCGGCGGCGGCGATCGGCTTCACCCTGTCGAATGACTTGCTCATTGTGACCGGGGCGCTGGTCGGCTCCTCGGGTGCGATCCTCAGCTACATCATGTGCAAGGCGATGAACCGCAACTTCGTCAGCGTGATCCTCGGCGGCTTCGGCGGCGAGACCGGGCCGGCGGCCGAGATCTCGGGCGAGCAGGTGGCGATCGATGCCGATGGTGTCGCTTCGGCGCTGAACGAGGCCGACTCGGTCATCATCGTGCCCGGCTATGGCATGGCGGTGGCGCAGGCCCAGGGGCCGGTCTCGGAACTGACCCGCAAGCTGCGCGCGGCCGGGAAAGAGGTGCGTTTCGCCATCCACCCGGTGGCGGGGCGCCTGCCCGGGCACATGAACGTGCTCCTGGCCGAGGCCAAGGTGCCTTACGACATCGTGCTGGAGATGGACGAGATCAACGAGGATTTCCCCTCGACCGATGTCGTGATCATCATCGGCTCGAACGACATCGTGAACCCGGCCGCCCAGGACGACCCGAACAGCCCGATCGCCGGCATGCCGGTGCTCGAGGTCTGGAAAGCCAAGCAGGTCTTCGTCAGCAAGCGCGGCCAGGGCACCGGCTATTCCGGCATCGAGAACCCGCTGTTCTTCAAGGACAACACCCGCATGTTCTACGGCGACGCAAAGGACTCGGTGAACAAGCTCTTGCCGCTCATCGACTGA
- a CDS encoding Re/Si-specific NAD(P)(+) transhydrogenase subunit alpha has product MKIGALRETQEGEARVAVTPSSAAHLQKLGHEVYVEAGAGKAAGFGDEDYRRAGVTVEASAADLIGAVDVVAKVRPPSEGEIGQMREGQTVISFFYPAQSAALLEQAKDQGVTAIAMDMVPRISRAQKMDALSSMANIAGYRAVIEAANNFGRFFTGQVTAAGKVPPAKVLVVGAGVAGLASIGAAVSLGAQVYAFDVRPEVAEQIESMGAEFVYLDFSEAQTDGAATGGYAAPSSPEFREAQLARFRELAPQMDIVITTALIPGRDAPKLWTADMVAAMKTGSVIVDLAAERGGNCDLTVPDERIVTENGVVIIGYTDFPSRMGAQSSELYGNNIRHFMADLTPKKDGVIAHNMEDDVIRGATVTHDHAITYPPPPPKIAAIAAQKPKEKKKELTPEERRAAEAAAFKAETRSQLMLLGGGGLLLLLIGLVAPASFMSHFIVFVLACFVGFRVIWNVAHSLHTPLMAITNAISSIIILGALMQIGSGSWLVLILAALSVLMAGVNIFGGFMVTRRMLAMFQKS; this is encoded by the coding sequence CAGAAGCTGGGGCATGAGGTATATGTCGAGGCCGGGGCCGGGAAGGCTGCGGGTTTCGGCGACGAGGATTACCGCCGCGCAGGCGTGACGGTCGAGGCTTCGGCCGCTGACCTGATCGGCGCGGTGGATGTGGTGGCCAAGGTGCGTCCGCCGTCCGAGGGCGAGATCGGGCAGATGCGCGAGGGCCAGACGGTCATCTCGTTCTTCTACCCGGCCCAAAGCGCCGCGCTCTTGGAACAGGCCAAGGACCAGGGCGTCACCGCCATCGCCATGGACATGGTGCCGCGGATCAGCCGGGCGCAGAAGATGGATGCGCTGAGCTCGATGGCCAATATCGCCGGCTACCGCGCGGTGATCGAGGCGGCGAACAATTTCGGTCGCTTCTTCACCGGGCAGGTGACGGCGGCGGGCAAGGTGCCGCCGGCCAAGGTGCTGGTCGTCGGGGCAGGGGTCGCGGGCCTCGCCTCGATCGGGGCTGCCGTGTCGCTTGGCGCGCAGGTCTATGCCTTCGACGTGCGGCCCGAAGTGGCCGAGCAGATCGAGTCGATGGGGGCCGAGTTCGTCTATCTCGACTTCTCCGAGGCGCAGACCGACGGCGCCGCGACGGGTGGCTATGCCGCGCCCTCGAGCCCGGAGTTCCGCGAGGCGCAGCTGGCCAGGTTCCGCGAACTGGCGCCGCAGATGGACATCGTCATCACCACGGCGCTGATCCCGGGCCGCGATGCGCCGAAGCTCTGGACCGCCGACATGGTGGCGGCAATGAAGACCGGTTCGGTCATTGTCGACCTGGCCGCCGAGCGCGGCGGCAACTGCGACCTGACGGTGCCGGATGAGCGCATCGTGACCGAGAACGGTGTCGTCATCATCGGCTATACCGATTTCCCCAGCCGCATGGGGGCGCAGTCCTCCGAGCTTTACGGCAACAATATCCGCCATTTCATGGCCGACCTGACGCCGAAGAAGGACGGGGTCATCGCCCATAACATGGAGGATGACGTGATCCGGGGCGCCACGGTGACCCATGACCACGCCATCACCTACCCGCCGCCGCCGCCGAAGATCGCGGCCATCGCGGCGCAGAAGCCGAAGGAGAAGAAGAAGGAGCTGACGCCCGAGGAGCGCCGCGCCGCCGAGGCCGCCGCCTTCAAGGCCGAGACCCGCAGCCAGCTGATGCTCTTGGGCGGGGGCGGCCTGCTGCTCTTGCTCATCGGCCTCGTCGCGCCGGCCAGCTTCATGTCGCATTTCATCGTCTTCGTGCTGGCCTGTTTCGTGGGCTTCCGGGTGATCTGGAACGTCGCGCATTCGCTGCACACGCCCTTGATGGCGATCACCAACGCGATCAGCTCGATCATCATCCTGGGCGCGCTGATGCAGATCGGCTCGGGCTCCTGGCTGGTGCTGATCCTCGCGGCGCTGTCCGTGCTGATGGCCGGGGTCAACATCTTCGGTGGCTTCATGGTCACCCGGCGCATGCTCGCCATGTTCCAGAAATCGTAA